One Burkholderia cepacia genomic window carries:
- a CDS encoding UbiD family decarboxylase, whose translation MTSAASDIHDLRSALDALARAGERPVEIDAPLDPHVGLIDDYLGSYRASAASWFAAEQPLRLYRRPARGRFPVLMGLFGSRARTGVLLGADRPGERIARAIRSPLAPTLSARATPREWVTAPDLRQWLPALTCTAGDPGPTVTLGLVYARDAITGIANCSVHRITLKPSSTVVAISSKGHLQQLVDRHVARGERLPVSVNIGLDPVLYYAAALSSPAVGFGDDELAVAGALRGRPVALAPCASGGGWYVDHAEIVIEGSLGADKEAEHDGASAGPPGRGHSMPEYLGYFSAAGAVTTLAVSALSWRPGAIYPALTGPGREQSELLGVGQEAAIWRVLHDEGVAPLFRDAVALPAGGGHLFTVLQVARRTRDDDAPLLNAAMRLLERVATTKNLVLVDDDVNPHSADDVLWAIATRSRLERDVLQTQSLRGTSLDPTQSESYVSGGQKGFTNKCVIDCLVPFGLRERFRRAYA comes from the coding sequence ATGACGAGCGCGGCGAGCGACATCCACGACCTGCGCAGCGCGCTCGATGCGCTGGCCCGTGCAGGTGAACGGCCGGTCGAAATCGATGCGCCGCTTGATCCGCACGTCGGGCTGATCGACGATTACCTCGGGTCCTATCGAGCGAGCGCTGCGTCGTGGTTCGCGGCGGAGCAGCCGCTGCGGCTGTATCGCCGGCCCGCGCGCGGCCGCTTTCCGGTGCTCATGGGCCTGTTCGGCAGCCGCGCGCGCACCGGCGTGCTGCTCGGCGCCGATCGGCCGGGCGAGCGGATCGCCCGCGCCATCCGCTCGCCGCTCGCGCCGACGCTGTCGGCACGAGCGACGCCGCGCGAATGGGTCACGGCGCCGGACCTGCGGCAATGGCTGCCGGCGCTGACCTGCACGGCCGGCGACCCGGGGCCGACGGTGACGCTCGGCCTCGTCTATGCGCGCGACGCCATCACCGGCATCGCGAATTGCTCGGTACACCGAATTACGCTCAAGCCGAGCTCGACCGTGGTGGCGATCTCGTCGAAGGGGCATCTGCAGCAGCTCGTCGATCGGCACGTCGCGCGGGGCGAGCGGCTTCCGGTGTCGGTCAATATCGGGCTCGACCCGGTGCTGTACTACGCGGCCGCGCTCAGCAGTCCGGCCGTCGGGTTCGGCGACGACGAACTCGCGGTGGCCGGCGCGTTGCGCGGCAGGCCGGTTGCGCTGGCGCCGTGCGCGTCCGGCGGCGGCTGGTACGTCGACCACGCGGAGATCGTCATCGAAGGCAGCCTCGGGGCGGACAAGGAAGCCGAGCATGATGGTGCGTCGGCCGGCCCGCCGGGCCGCGGGCACTCGATGCCGGAGTATCTCGGCTATTTCTCGGCCGCCGGCGCGGTGACCACGCTGGCCGTCAGCGCGCTGTCCTGGCGGCCCGGCGCGATCTATCCGGCGTTGACGGGCCCGGGGCGGGAGCAGTCGGAATTGCTCGGCGTCGGGCAGGAAGCGGCGATCTGGCGGGTGCTGCACGACGAGGGTGTTGCGCCGCTGTTTCGCGACGCCGTCGCGCTGCCCGCGGGCGGCGGGCACCTGTTCACCGTGCTGCAGGTCGCGCGGCGCACGCGCGACGACGACGCGCCGCTGCTGAATGCGGCGATGCGATTGCTGGAGCGGGTCGCCACGACGAAGAACCTGGTGCTGGTCGACGACGACGTGAACCCTCACTCGGCCGACGACGTGCTGTGGGCGATCGCGACGCGCAGCCGGCTCGAGCGTGACGTGCTGCAGACCCAGAGCCTGCGAGGCACGTCGCTAGACCCCACTCAGTCGGAAAGCTATGTGTCCGGCGGGCAGAAGGGCTTTACCAACAAGTGCGTGATCGACTGCCTGGTTCCGTTCGGACTGCGGGAGCGGTTTCGGCGGGCATATGCCTGA
- a CDS encoding MFS transporter, protein MNERIFRGWYVVIAAHLLLALIFGAAYSFGAFFGQLQSSFGVGRFSVASIFSLTAFIYYAVGVFAGSIADRTSTRKVVGAGVVLLALGFFVSSLAGRSIAHFLVAFCSLVGLGVGLVYVPTVTAVQRWFVRNRSKASGLALAGTGLGTFVGPSVAGLLMQHLSWETTMRVFAVGIAVLGCVAALVVRGRPEELGLRADGDAAPARTTNGAHPAAADATLASALRGARFWWYFAAIFLGSVGLFLALVHINPYARQLGLSAVEANLLIGLIGVGNVAGRLLLGSLADRIGARSLLMALTFALALLNGFWLAAHGFVALAVFAVLFGVANGGCISLYPSVAAGWFGTTNLGAILGALYVSVGVAAVAGGSIGGLLFDVYGSYVASIAFSALCALASVALIAVAASPSRAVRAASPTTAR, encoded by the coding sequence ATGAATGAAAGGATCTTTCGAGGCTGGTATGTCGTGATCGCAGCGCACCTGCTGCTGGCGCTGATTTTCGGGGCGGCCTATTCGTTCGGCGCGTTCTTCGGGCAACTGCAGTCAAGTTTCGGCGTCGGGCGATTCTCGGTCGCGTCGATTTTCTCGCTGACCGCATTCATCTATTACGCGGTCGGCGTGTTTGCCGGCTCGATCGCCGACCGTACGTCGACGCGCAAGGTGGTCGGCGCCGGCGTGGTGCTGCTGGCGCTCGGCTTCTTCGTCAGCAGCCTGGCCGGGCGGTCGATCGCACATTTCCTCGTGGCATTCTGCTCGCTCGTCGGGCTCGGGGTCGGCCTCGTGTACGTGCCGACGGTGACCGCGGTGCAGCGCTGGTTCGTCAGGAACCGCAGCAAGGCGTCCGGCCTGGCACTCGCGGGCACCGGGCTCGGCACCTTCGTCGGACCGAGCGTCGCCGGCCTGCTGATGCAGCACCTGTCGTGGGAAACGACGATGCGCGTGTTCGCGGTGGGAATCGCGGTGCTCGGCTGCGTCGCTGCGCTCGTGGTGCGGGGGCGGCCGGAGGAATTGGGGCTGCGCGCGGACGGCGACGCCGCGCCGGCCCGCACGACGAACGGCGCGCATCCGGCGGCCGCCGACGCGACGCTCGCGTCGGCGCTTCGCGGCGCGCGCTTCTGGTGGTATTTCGCCGCGATCTTCCTCGGTTCGGTCGGGCTGTTCCTCGCGCTCGTCCACATCAATCCGTATGCGCGACAGCTCGGCCTCTCGGCCGTCGAGGCCAACCTGCTGATCGGGCTGATCGGCGTGGGCAACGTGGCCGGCCGGCTGTTGCTCGGCAGCCTTGCCGACCGGATCGGCGCACGTTCGCTGCTGATGGCGCTGACCTTCGCGCTGGCGCTGCTGAACGGCTTCTGGCTCGCCGCGCACGGCTTTGTCGCGCTTGCCGTATTCGCCGTGTTGTTCGGCGTCGCGAACGGCGGCTGCATTTCGCTGTATCCGTCGGTTGCGGCCGGCTGGTTCGGCACCACGAATCTGGGGGCGATCCTGGGCGCGCTTTACGTGTCGGTCGGTGTCGCCGCGGTGGCCGGCGGCAGCATCGGCGGGCTGCTGTTCGACGTCTACGGCAGCTACGTCGCGTCGATCGCGTTCAGTGCGCTGTGCGCGCTGGCGTCGGTCGCGCTGATCGCGGTTGCCGCGTCGCCGTCGCGCGCCGTGCGGGCCGCGAGCCCGACGACGGCGCGCTGA
- a CDS encoding phosphoribosyltransferase family protein: MKTGIKICGLTNLDDALDAVNAGADALGFVFSDGPRRMAAGDVRAIVDRLPPFVSTVGVFVDEPLERLQDVVAHSGVSSVQLQGSESPAYCRQVGWPVIKGFRVGERFDPAVVKPYDVSAYLFDAAVAGRDGGTGERFDWARLRGLRFARPVIVAGGLNAGNVRRMLDLLGPSGVDVSSGVGASATRKDPAKMRAFVAAVRGAQRAVHEPVEADILRASFDGRPLVSINGKRFLVNSLTEQVPATPAPLLRMAAQRVCDVMSVAPGLKLVGEEDKGGALLAAVSLLSGLPYGIARWYPSGLEGQVKVEFGCEYTAGALYLNGVEPGDRVVIVDDLISTGGTLIGLVEAVRRAGAHVEQIVCVAEKADYAGVERVRDATGLDVTTLVRVSVAGDMSRVLDVNY, encoded by the coding sequence ATGAAGACCGGCATCAAGATTTGCGGCCTGACGAACCTCGACGATGCCCTCGACGCCGTGAACGCCGGCGCCGACGCGCTCGGTTTCGTGTTCTCCGACGGTCCGCGCAGGATGGCGGCGGGCGACGTGCGGGCGATCGTCGACCGGCTGCCGCCGTTCGTCAGCACGGTGGGCGTATTCGTCGACGAGCCGCTCGAACGGCTGCAGGACGTCGTGGCGCACTCGGGCGTGTCGAGCGTGCAGCTTCAGGGCAGCGAGAGCCCCGCGTATTGCCGGCAGGTCGGGTGGCCGGTGATCAAGGGATTTCGGGTCGGCGAGCGCTTTGATCCCGCGGTCGTCAAACCGTACGACGTCAGCGCGTACCTGTTCGACGCGGCGGTGGCCGGCCGCGACGGCGGCACCGGCGAGCGTTTCGATTGGGCGCGGCTGCGCGGGTTGCGGTTCGCGCGGCCGGTCATCGTGGCGGGCGGATTGAACGCCGGCAACGTGCGCCGCATGCTCGACCTGCTCGGGCCGTCCGGCGTCGACGTCAGCTCGGGAGTCGGCGCGAGCGCGACCCGCAAGGACCCGGCGAAGATGCGCGCGTTCGTCGCGGCGGTCAGGGGCGCGCAACGCGCGGTGCACGAACCGGTCGAGGCGGACATCCTGCGCGCGTCGTTCGACGGCCGGCCGCTCGTCAGCATCAACGGCAAGCGTTTCCTGGTCAATTCGCTGACCGAGCAGGTGCCGGCGACCCCCGCGCCGCTGCTGCGCATGGCGGCGCAACGGGTATGCGACGTGATGTCGGTCGCGCCCGGGCTGAAGCTCGTCGGCGAGGAGGACAAGGGCGGCGCGCTGCTCGCCGCGGTGTCGCTGCTGTCGGGGCTGCCGTACGGCATCGCGCGCTGGTATCCGTCCGGGCTCGAAGGGCAGGTGAAGGTCGAGTTCGGCTGCGAATACACGGCGGGCGCGCTGTACCTGAACGGTGTCGAGCCCGGTGACCGCGTCGTCATCGTCGACGACCTGATCAGCACGGGCGGCACGCTGATCGGTCTCGTCGAGGCCGTCAGGCGGGCGGGCGCGCACGTCGAGCAGATCGTCTGCGTCGCCGAGAAGGCCGACTACGCGGGCGTCGAGCGAGTACGGGACGCGACCGGGCTGGACGTCACGACGCTCGTGCGGGTCAGCGTCGCGGGCGACATGTCGCGCGTGCTGGATGTCAACTACTGA